The following proteins come from a genomic window of Anaerobutyricum hallii:
- the rpe gene encoding ribulose-phosphate 3-epimerase, giving the protein MKKILAPSILSADFANLGRDVLAAIDAGAEYVHIDVMDGMYVPQISFGNPVIKALRPLTDAIFDAHLMIEDPGRYIEDFAKAGADIITVHAETCTHLDRVVHQIKDCGKKAAVAVNPATPLSAIEYVLPELDMVLVMTVNPGFGGQKYIPYCGEKVRALRQMITEKNLDVDIQVDGGVKASNIAEIAECGANIFVCGSAVFEGDIQKNVKEILEQMNK; this is encoded by the coding sequence ATGAAGAAGATATTAGCACCGTCTATTTTATCTGCGGATTTTGCCAATTTAGGCAGGGATGTTCTGGCTGCAATTGATGCTGGAGCAGAATACGTGCATATCGATGTTATGGACGGAATGTATGTTCCACAGATTTCTTTTGGAAATCCTGTAATCAAGGCACTTCGTCCATTGACAGATGCTATTTTTGATGCACATTTGATGATAGAGGATCCCGGAAGATATATTGAAGACTTTGCGAAAGCAGGCGCAGATATTATTACAGTACATGCGGAAACCTGTACACATCTTGACAGAGTTGTGCATCAGATTAAGGATTGTGGAAAGAAGGCAGCTGTAGCTGTTAATCCTGCTACTCCGCTTTCTGCAATTGAGTATGTTCTGCCGGAGCTTGACATGGTATTGGTGATGACTGTGAATCCTGGATTTGGGGGACAGAAATATATCCCTTACTGTGGAGAAAAGGTCAGAGCACTTCGTCAGATGATCACCGAGAAGAATCTTGATGTTGATATTCAGGTTGATGGTGGAGTGAAAGCTTCTAATATAGCGGAAATCGCAGAATGTGGCGCCAATATATTTGTATGTGGTTCTGCTGTATTTGAGGGAGATATTCAGAAGAATGTCAAAGAAATTTTGGAACAGATGAACAAGTAA
- a CDS encoding Mrp/NBP35 family ATP-binding protein: protein MSECTHDCSSCGENCAEREMKPEDFLVKLSQGSSVKKVIGVVSGKGGVGKSMVTSLLAAASMREGFKTAILDGDITGPSIPKAFGLSINLVGNADGLILPATTTCGIDIVSVNLMLANETDPVIWRGPVLGGVIKQFWGETLWHNVDYMFIDMPPGTGDVPLTIFQSVPLDGIVIVSSPQELVGMIVEKAVNMARMMNVPILGLVENMSYVECPDCGKQIKVFGESHIDEIAAEYAVPVLAKIPMDPTLAAACDAGKIEYVENNYMKDAIEVLKKL, encoded by the coding sequence ATGAGTGAGTGTACACATGATTGCAGCAGCTGTGGAGAAAATTGTGCAGAAAGAGAGATGAAACCGGAAGATTTTCTTGTAAAGCTAAGTCAGGGAAGTTCTGTTAAGAAGGTTATCGGTGTTGTATCCGGTAAAGGTGGTGTAGGTAAGTCTATGGTAACTTCTCTTCTTGCAGCAGCTTCTATGAGAGAAGGATTTAAGACAGCTATATTAGACGGAGATATTACAGGTCCATCTATTCCAAAGGCTTTTGGACTTTCCATAAATCTTGTAGGTAATGCAGATGGATTGATTCTGCCAGCAACAACAACTTGCGGAATTGATATTGTATCTGTGAACCTGATGCTTGCGAACGAAACAGATCCTGTTATCTGGAGAGGTCCGGTACTTGGCGGTGTGATCAAGCAGTTCTGGGGAGAAACATTATGGCATAACGTTGATTATATGTTTATCGATATGCCTCCAGGAACCGGTGATGTTCCACTGACTATTTTCCAGTCTGTTCCTTTAGATGGTATCGTTATCGTATCATCTCCACAGGAATTAGTTGGAATGATCGTAGAGAAGGCTGTTAACATGGCAAGAATGATGAATGTTCCTATTCTTGGTTTAGTAGAGAATATGAGTTATGTAGAGTGTCCTGACTGTGGCAAACAGATCAAGGTATTTGGAGAAAGCCATATCGATGAGATTGCAGCAGAGTATGCTGTTCCTGTTCTGGCTAAGATTCCAATGGATCCAACACTTGCTGCAGCCTGTGATGCAGGAAAGATTGAGTACGTTGAAAATAATTATATGAAAGATGCCATTGAGGTATTAAAGAAATTATAA
- the ftsH gene encoding ATP-dependent zinc metalloprotease FtsH, protein MDNKNNQNDNPNKKKNIKSAIILLVVCLGITALFTSVMSRYKNGSQKKISYSKFLTMLDKGEIKKVQVADRKIYIEPKTQQNPLMKTTYYTVLMNDALLVNRLKEAEDQNKISSYEQQDSSGSNAILSVMVSYVLPFVLIYGMMYFVMRGIGKGGGMMGSVGKSNAKVYVEKKTGVTFADVAGQDEAKESLTEMVDFLHNPGKYIEIGARLPKGALLVGPPGTGKTLLAKAVAGEANVPFFSLSGSDFVEMFVGVGASRVRDLFKQAQSMAPCIIFIDEIDAIGKSRDSRYGGGNDEREQTLNALLAEMDGFDSSKGLVILAATNRPEVLDKALLRPGRFDRRVIVERPDLKGRVETLKVHAKNVKMDETVNFDEIALATSGAVGSDLANMINEAALAAVKAGREAVSQKDLLEAVEVVIAGKEKKDRILGEEEKKIVAYHEVGHAMAIAVQKNTEPVQKITIVPRTMGALGYTMQVPEEEKYLMSKEQMLGELVTLFGGRAAEEVVFHSITTGASNDIERATQIARAMVTQYGMSEKFGLMGLESIQNRYLDGRAVMNCSDATGALIDEEVKEMLKVAYDKAKKIIEDHREVMDEIAEFLIEKETITGKEFMEIYNKSLKKDEPESIEANVEEDKEKTELSEAETVSEESSLKDEESKDIEDVDARSQDAQKVTEKKDREEVKQEE, encoded by the coding sequence ATGGACAATAAAAATAATCAAAACGATAATCCAAACAAAAAGAAGAACATAAAATCTGCGATTATCCTGTTGGTCGTTTGTCTTGGAATTACTGCTCTCTTTACTTCTGTGATGAGCCGTTATAAAAACGGCTCCCAGAAGAAGATTTCGTATAGTAAGTTCCTTACGATGCTGGATAAGGGAGAGATTAAAAAAGTACAGGTCGCAGATCGTAAGATTTATATTGAACCGAAAACACAGCAGAATCCATTAATGAAGACAACATATTATACGGTTTTAATGAATGATGCATTGCTCGTCAATCGTTTAAAAGAAGCAGAAGATCAGAATAAGATCAGCTCTTATGAACAGCAGGACAGCAGTGGATCGAATGCGATTCTTTCTGTTATGGTTAGTTATGTACTTCCGTTTGTGCTGATTTATGGAATGATGTATTTCGTTATGCGTGGAATCGGCAAGGGCGGCGGTATGATGGGCAGCGTAGGAAAGAGTAATGCCAAAGTATATGTCGAGAAAAAGACAGGGGTTACTTTTGCAGATGTTGCTGGTCAGGATGAGGCAAAGGAAAGTCTTACTGAAATGGTAGACTTCCTCCATAATCCAGGTAAATATATTGAAATTGGTGCAAGATTGCCAAAGGGAGCATTATTAGTGGGACCTCCGGGAACAGGTAAAACTTTATTGGCAAAGGCAGTAGCCGGAGAAGCAAATGTACCATTTTTCTCATTAAGTGGTTCAGACTTTGTAGAGATGTTCGTTGGCGTTGGTGCTTCCAGGGTTCGTGATCTGTTTAAACAGGCACAGTCTATGGCACCATGTATTATTTTTATCGATGAGATTGATGCAATCGGTAAGAGTCGTGACAGCCGTTACGGTGGTGGTAACGATGAACGTGAACAGACGCTGAATGCCCTGCTTGCAGAGATGGATGGCTTTGATTCTTCAAAGGGTCTTGTTATTTTAGCAGCGACAAACCGACCAGAAGTACTGGATAAAGCACTTCTTCGACCGGGACGTTTTGACCGGCGTGTTATCGTAGAACGACCGGATCTTAAGGGACGTGTCGAGACATTAAAGGTACATGCAAAGAATGTTAAGATGGATGAGACAGTGAACTTTGACGAGATCGCTCTGGCGACTTCCGGAGCAGTTGGTTCAGATCTTGCGAATATGATCAATGAGGCAGCGCTTGCGGCAGTAAAAGCTGGCAGGGAAGCGGTATCTCAGAAAGATCTTTTAGAAGCAGTAGAAGTAGTTATTGCAGGTAAAGAAAAGAAAGATCGTATTCTTGGCGAAGAAGAAAAGAAAATCGTTGCTTACCATGAGGTGGGGCATGCGATGGCAATCGCTGTACAAAAGAATACAGAACCGGTTCAAAAGATTACGATTGTTCCAAGAACAATGGGAGCGCTTGGTTATACGATGCAGGTTCCAGAAGAAGAAAAGTACCTTATGAGCAAAGAGCAGATGCTTGGAGAACTTGTAACACTTTTTGGAGGGCGTGCGGCGGAAGAAGTTGTATTCCATTCTATTACAACAGGAGCTTCTAATGATATCGAAAGAGCAACACAGATTGCAAGAGCGATGGTAACACAGTACGGTATGTCTGAGAAGTTTGGTCTTATGGGTCTGGAATCCATTCAGAATCGTTATCTTGACGGACGGGCAGTAATGAACTGTTCCGATGCAACAGGTGCACTCATCGATGAAGAAGTAAAAGAAATGCTCAAAGTGGCTTACGATAAGGCGAAAAAGATTATTGAAGACCACAGAGAAGTTATGGACGAGATCGCAGAATTCCTGATTGAAAAAGAGACAATTACCGGTAAAGAATTCATGGAAATTTACAATAAATCTTTAAAGAAAGATGAACCGGAAAGTATTGAAGCGAATGTTGAAGAGGATAAGGAGAAAACAGAATTATCCGAAGCAGAAACGGTATCAGAAGAATCTTCATTAAAAGATGAGGAAAGTAAAGATATAGAAGACGTAGATGCGCGAAGTCAGGATGCACAGAAAGTTACCGAAAAGAAAGACAGAGAGGAAGTAAAACAGGAAGAGTAA
- the uvrC gene encoding excinuclease ABC subunit UvrC, whose amino-acid sequence MFDIQEELKKLPAKPGVYLMHNAKDEIIYVGKARILKNRVRQYFQSSYNKSVKIQHMVSHIAYFEYIITDSELEALVLECNLIKEHRPHYNTMLKDDKSYPYIRVTVQEDYPRILFCRQVKRDKSKYFGPYTSAGAVKDTIELMRKVYKIRSCSRSLPKEIGKGRPCLYHQINQCDAPCQNYISREEYRKYVDKALKFLNGDEKEIINNLEDKMKKAAAELEFEQAAEYRDLIENVKRIGEKQKINDTGGDDRDIIALAKAGDEAVVAIFFIRSGKLLGRDHFHMTGIGDSEKQEILTDFIKQFYVGTPFIPKEILTQEDVLDKEILEKWLSDKRGSKVNFAMPKRGSKHQMMELARKNAQNVLVQDSEKLKREEHRTIGAVHELEQLLGIENLNRMEAFDISNTNGYENVASMVVFEKGKAKRSDYRKFKIRTVAGPDDYRCMEEALERRFSHGIREQKEREEKGQDMSLGSFTRFPDILMMDGGKGQVNIAVKVLEKMGLNIPVCGMVKDDFHRTRGLYYQNEIIDFPKNSEAFRMVTRLQDEAHRFAITYHKALRGKEQVHSVLDDIKGIGPARRKSLMKYFKDIGKIKEASVEELCKADGITEKTAEEIYRFFHTATSKKNGDVV is encoded by the coding sequence ATGTTTGATATTCAGGAAGAACTGAAAAAACTTCCGGCAAAGCCAGGAGTTTATCTGATGCATAATGCCAAGGATGAAATTATCTATGTTGGCAAAGCACGAATTCTTAAAAATCGTGTGCGTCAGTATTTTCAGAGCAGTTATAATAAGAGTGTAAAAATCCAGCACATGGTTTCTCATATTGCTTATTTTGAATATATCATTACAGACTCGGAGTTAGAAGCTCTGGTTTTGGAATGCAATCTGATTAAAGAACACCGCCCGCATTATAATACGATGTTGAAAGATGATAAAAGTTATCCATACATTCGTGTTACGGTGCAGGAAGATTATCCAAGAATTTTATTTTGCCGACAGGTAAAGAGAGATAAATCGAAATATTTCGGTCCGTATACAAGTGCGGGGGCGGTGAAAGATACAATTGAACTAATGAGAAAAGTATACAAAATACGGAGTTGCAGCCGGTCTTTGCCTAAAGAGATAGGGAAGGGCCGGCCCTGTCTTTATCATCAGATAAATCAATGTGATGCACCATGTCAGAATTATATTTCAAGAGAAGAGTATCGGAAATATGTGGATAAAGCCTTAAAGTTTTTAAATGGAGATGAAAAGGAAATCATAAATAATCTGGAAGATAAAATGAAGAAAGCGGCAGCAGAACTGGAATTTGAACAGGCAGCAGAGTACCGAGATCTGATTGAAAATGTAAAGCGAATCGGAGAAAAACAAAAGATTAATGATACCGGTGGGGATGACAGAGACATTATCGCACTTGCTAAAGCAGGAGATGAAGCGGTTGTGGCAATATTTTTTATTCGAAGCGGAAAGCTCCTTGGCAGGGATCATTTCCATATGACAGGAATCGGAGATAGCGAAAAACAGGAGATTTTAACGGATTTCATTAAACAGTTTTATGTTGGCACACCATTTATCCCGAAAGAAATATTAACGCAGGAAGATGTTCTTGATAAAGAAATTCTTGAAAAATGGCTTTCAGATAAGAGAGGGTCGAAGGTAAACTTTGCGATGCCGAAAAGAGGCAGTAAGCATCAGATGATGGAACTAGCCAGAAAAAATGCACAGAATGTGCTGGTTCAGGATAGCGAAAAGCTGAAAAGAGAAGAGCATCGGACGATAGGAGCAGTTCATGAATTAGAGCAGCTTCTTGGGATTGAAAACTTAAATCGTATGGAGGCATTCGATATTTCTAATACAAATGGTTATGAGAATGTCGCATCTATGGTTGTTTTTGAAAAAGGCAAAGCAAAAAGAAGTGATTACCGGAAGTTTAAAATACGGACAGTAGCGGGACCGGATGATTACCGCTGTATGGAGGAAGCGTTAGAGAGAAGATTTTCTCATGGTATCAGAGAGCAAAAAGAACGAGAAGAAAAAGGGCAGGATATGTCGCTTGGAAGTTTTACTCGTTTTCCCGATATTCTCATGATGGATGGAGGAAAAGGACAGGTAAATATTGCAGTAAAAGTTCTTGAAAAAATGGGGTTAAACATTCCGGTCTGTGGCATGGTAAAGGATGATTTCCATCGGACAAGAGGTCTTTATTATCAGAATGAGATTATTGATTTTCCAAAGAATTCTGAAGCGTTCCGCATGGTGACCCGTCTTCAAGATGAGGCACATCGTTTTGCTATTACGTATCATAAAGCTCTTCGCGGCAAAGAACAGGTACATTCTGTTCTCGATGATATCAAAGGAATCGGTCCGGCGAGAAGGAAGAGTCTTATGAAGTATTTTAAAGATATAGGAAAAATTAAAGAGGCTTCAGTAGAAGAACTTTGTAAGGCAGATGGAATTACTGAAAAAACAGCAGAAGAAATTTATCGCTTTTTTCATACGGCTACTTCTAAAAAAAATGGGGATGTGGTATAG
- the hprK gene encoding HPr(Ser) kinase/phosphatase, with protein MYKVKLTEFVKKMNLKSLLPDIDTDGIMIEQSGVNRLALQLAGFFEHFDSERIQVIGNVEAAYIKQIPEESITPLCEKIFSFNIPCLVFCRGLEPIPQMLDMAEKNGVPIFTTEMTTSDFIANSVRWLSEELAPRISIHGVLVDVYGEGVLIMGESGIGKSEAALELIHRGHRLVSDDVVEIRKISDDTLLGTSPDITRHFIELRGIGIVDVKTLFGVESVMYNQTIDMVIRLEDWNREANYDRLGLDEEYIEFLGNKVVCYSIPIRPGRNLAVIVESAAINYRAKKMGYNAAQELYNRVTGSLSNNTETEKDK; from the coding sequence ATGTACAAAGTAAAACTTACAGAATTTGTAAAAAAGATGAACTTAAAAAGCCTGTTACCAGATATTGATACAGACGGTATTATGATCGAACAGTCAGGCGTTAATCGTCTTGCATTACAGCTTGCAGGTTTTTTTGAACATTTTGATTCAGAGAGAATACAGGTTATCGGTAATGTTGAGGCAGCATATATAAAGCAGATTCCAGAAGAATCAATCACCCCACTGTGTGAGAAGATTTTCAGTTTTAATATTCCATGTCTTGTATTTTGTCGTGGCTTAGAACCAATACCACAGATGCTTGATATGGCAGAGAAAAACGGTGTTCCAATCTTTACAACGGAGATGACGACATCAGACTTTATTGCGAATTCTGTACGCTGGCTGAGTGAGGAACTTGCTCCACGTATTTCTATTCATGGTGTTTTAGTTGATGTATATGGTGAAGGTGTACTCATTATGGGTGAGAGTGGAATCGGAAAGAGTGAGGCAGCTCTTGAACTGATCCATCGTGGTCATCGTCTTGTGTCGGATGATGTTGTTGAGATCCGTAAGATCAGCGATGATACTCTGCTCGGAACTTCACCGGATATTACAAGACATTTTATTGAGCTTCGTGGTATTGGTATTGTTGATGTGAAGACACTGTTTGGTGTGGAGAGCGTGATGTATAACCAGACAATTGATATGGTGATTCGTCTGGAAGACTGGAACAGAGAAGCGAATTATGACAGACTTGGTTTAGATGAAGAATATATCGAGTTCCTTGGCAACAAAGTTGTCTGCTATTCTATTCCAATTCGTCCGGGCCGTAATCTGGCGGTTATCGTTGAGTCTGCAGCAATTAATTATCGAGCAAAGAAGATGGGATATAATGCGGCACAGGAACTGTACAACCGCGTAACAGGAAGTCTTTCTAACAATACAGAAACAGAGAAGGACAAGTAA
- the murB gene encoding UDP-N-acetylmuramate dehydrogenase, with protein MNKEFLQSLREQIKSGTVTEQEPMNRHTSFSIGGPADVFVQPATKEEIKNAISCAKEAGVPFFVMGNGSNLLVSDEGFRGMIIQIGKNFQEISVQDTVIEVQAGALLSRTARAAWNAGLTGFEFAAGIPGTTGGAVAMNAGAYGGEIKDVLLDAQVLTQDGEFLTLTAEELELSYRHSCIFEKNYVVVSARFAFEKGDADQIRGRMDELAKARREKQPLEFPSAGSTFKRPEGYFAGKLIQDAGLKGYTVGGAQVSEKHSGFVINRGGATAEEVVFLIKQVQKKVMKQFNVMMQPEVRFIGFTDTEVRE; from the coding sequence ATGAATAAGGAATTCCTTCAGAGTTTGAGAGAACAGATTAAATCAGGAACAGTTACAGAGCAGGAGCCGATGAACAGGCATACGAGTTTTTCTATTGGCGGTCCGGCAGACGTTTTTGTTCAGCCGGCAACAAAGGAAGAAATCAAGAATGCGATTTCTTGTGCCAAAGAAGCAGGGGTTCCTTTTTTTGTTATGGGTAACGGAAGTAACCTGTTGGTATCCGATGAAGGTTTTCGGGGAATGATCATCCAGATAGGGAAGAACTTCCAGGAGATTTCTGTGCAGGATACAGTAATAGAAGTACAGGCAGGAGCACTCCTTAGCAGGACTGCGAGAGCTGCGTGGAATGCCGGACTTACCGGTTTTGAATTCGCAGCGGGAATCCCGGGAACTACAGGTGGAGCTGTCGCAATGAATGCGGGAGCATACGGTGGAGAGATAAAGGATGTTCTTCTTGATGCGCAGGTGTTAACGCAGGATGGAGAGTTCCTTACTTTGACGGCTGAAGAATTAGAGTTATCTTACCGTCACAGTTGTATTTTTGAGAAAAACTATGTTGTAGTATCTGCACGTTTTGCATTTGAAAAAGGAGATGCAGATCAGATCCGGGGAAGAATGGATGAACTGGCCAAAGCCAGAAGAGAGAAGCAGCCTCTGGAATTTCCGAGTGCGGGAAGCACTTTTAAAAGACCAGAAGGATATTTTGCCGGAAAGTTGATTCAGGATGCCGGATTAAAGGGATATACCGTAGGCGGTGCACAGGTATCTGAAAAGCACAGTGGTTTTGTAATCAATCGTGGAGGTGCCACAGCAGAAGAAGTAGTTTTTCTGATCAAGCAGGTACAGAAAAAAGTAATGAAACAGTTTAATGTTATGATGCAGCCGGAAGTCCGCTTTATCGGATTTACGGATACAGAGGTGAGAGAGTGA
- the rapZ gene encoding RNase adapter RapZ, with protein sequence MRFVIVSGMSGAGKSTALKVLEDFGFFCVDNLPVALLPNFGEIASDRQTEVDKVAVGVDIRNGEQLSKLNSQLDTLCELGIEYEILFLDADDETLVKRYKETRRTHPLAKEDRIETGIAREREMISFIRDSADYIIDTTTLLTRELRQEVEKIFVGTESYGNFIITVLSFGFKYGIPSDADLVFDVRFLPNPYYEQALRPLTGNDRSIQEYVMKNGDGRRFLDKLEDLMHFLIPRYLDEGKNSLVIGIGCTGGKHRSVTITNGLHARLKKLPYTVRMEHRDIEKDARTKGK encoded by the coding sequence GTGAGATTTGTAATAGTTTCCGGTATGTCAGGTGCCGGAAAGAGTACTGCGCTGAAGGTTCTTGAAGATTTTGGGTTCTTTTGTGTAGATAATCTGCCAGTAGCATTGCTTCCGAATTTCGGGGAGATTGCGTCTGACAGACAGACCGAAGTAGATAAAGTTGCTGTTGGAGTAGATATCCGTAACGGAGAACAGCTTTCGAAGCTGAACAGTCAGCTAGATACATTGTGTGAACTTGGTATTGAATATGAAATCTTATTTCTGGATGCAGATGATGAGACACTTGTTAAAAGATATAAGGAAACAAGAAGGACACATCCTCTTGCAAAAGAAGACCGCATAGAAACGGGAATTGCAAGAGAAAGAGAGATGATTTCCTTTATTCGGGATAGTGCGGATTATATTATCGATACGACAACTCTTCTTACTAGAGAATTACGTCAGGAAGTGGAGAAAATTTTTGTCGGAACGGAAAGTTACGGCAACTTTATTATTACTGTGCTTTCTTTTGGTTTTAAATATGGAATACCGTCGGATGCAGATCTTGTATTTGATGTCCGCTTCCTTCCGAATCCTTATTATGAGCAGGCATTACGTCCACTCACAGGGAACGATCGCTCTATTCAGGAATATGTCATGAAGAATGGAGATGGAAGAAGATTTCTTGATAAACTGGAAGATTTAATGCACTTTCTTATTCCACGTTATCTTGACGAGGGAAAGAACAGCCTTGTGATCGGTATTGGATGTACAGGTGGAAAGCATCGGTCTGTTACCATAACGAATGGATTGCATGCAAGATTAAAGAAGCTTCCATATACTGTTCGTATGGAACACAGGGATATTGAAAAAGATGCCCGGACAAAAGGAAAGTAA
- the whiA gene encoding DNA-binding protein WhiA, producing the protein MSFSSEVKEELSHVDGHEIHCKIAELAAIIGLCGRLQCEEGRYSLILHTENVAVARRFYSLIKEVFHFQPEVSTTQHDYLKKNRFYMISIKDSAQALKILKTVQLINNLGQMDEEFFVKDNPVLQRTCCRRAFLRGAFLSAGSITDPEKNYHFEIACVSKEKAEQLRELFEFFGLEAKIVLRKKYYVVYLKEGAMISDALNIIEAHISLMKFENVRILKDVRNSVNRRVNCEAANINKTVSAARKQIEDIEYIKNTVGLERLSENLRDIAYARLEEPDATLKELGEKLNSPVGKSGVNHRLRKLSQIAQDIREKGYL; encoded by the coding sequence ATGTCATTTTCTTCTGAAGTAAAAGAAGAACTTTCTCATGTGGACGGTCATGAAATTCATTGCAAGATTGCAGAACTTGCTGCGATCATTGGTTTATGTGGAAGATTGCAGTGTGAAGAGGGAAGATATTCGCTGATTCTTCACACAGAAAATGTAGCGGTAGCCAGAAGATTTTATTCCCTGATTAAAGAAGTTTTTCATTTTCAGCCGGAAGTTTCCACTACACAGCATGACTACTTAAAAAAGAATCGCTTTTACATGATCTCGATCAAAGATTCTGCTCAGGCATTGAAGATTTTAAAGACAGTACAGCTTATAAATAATCTGGGTCAGATGGATGAAGAATTTTTTGTAAAAGATAATCCGGTGCTGCAGAGAACCTGCTGCCGCAGAGCTTTTTTACGGGGAGCATTTCTTTCTGCTGGTTCCATTACAGACCCGGAAAAGAATTATCATTTTGAGATTGCCTGTGTTTCAAAAGAGAAAGCAGAGCAATTAAGAGAATTATTTGAATTTTTTGGATTGGAAGCGAAGATTGTATTGCGGAAGAAATACTATGTAGTATATCTTAAAGAAGGTGCTATGATTTCGGACGCATTGAATATAATAGAAGCACATATCTCTTTGATGAAGTTTGAAAATGTACGTATTCTTAAAGATGTACGTAACTCAGTGAATCGAAGAGTAAACTGCGAAGCAGCAAACATAAATAAGACCGTTTCCGCGGCGAGAAAACAGATTGAAGATATTGAATATATAAAAAATACAGTTGGTTTAGAACGATTATCAGAGAATCTTCGAGATATTGCGTATGCAAGATTAGAAGAGCCGGATGCGACATTGAAAGAACTTGGTGAAAAGTTAAATTCTCCGGTAGGTAAATCAGGTGTAAATCACAGATTAAGAAAGCTGAGTCAGATAGCTCAGGATATTCGGGAAAAAGGGTATTTGTAA
- a CDS encoding HPr family phosphocarrier protein, giving the protein MISKEMEIKIPSGLDPSTIALFIQIASQYDSSVYVEVKNKKVNAKSIMGMMTLGVPAGGKVNVVAEGNDETKAIEHIGKYLNNEQEQ; this is encoded by the coding sequence ATGATTTCAAAAGAGATGGAGATTAAGATCCCTTCGGGATTAGATCCAAGCACCATTGCATTATTTATTCAGATTGCCAGTCAGTATGACAGCAGCGTATATGTGGAGGTGAAAAACAAAAAGGTGAATGCCAAAAGCATTATGGGAATGATGACTTTAGGTGTTCCTGCAGGCGGAAAAGTTAATGTAGTTGCAGAAGGAAACGATGAGACAAAAGCAATTGAACATATAGGAAAGTATTTAAATAACGAACAGGAACAATAA
- a CDS encoding sugar ABC transporter substrate-binding protein, which yields MKKIILCVGYVSIAVVFAISIVLLFYSRNKNETGKAKRTIGASYMTMNNPYFEVINEEIKAVVENKGDILETRDSAMDAEVQAEQVEGFIDEKVDCILINAVDWKAIGSSLKKAKKAGIPVIAVDTLVYDQSLVDGIVVSDNYKAGAQCAKDLMKRKKRGKILFLVQSENKSALDRIKGFKETLEKAGWNYENIGDIECKGQLEVSQPLVENVLTKTKDIDVVMALNDPSAMGAMAALDAEHMLSDVLVYGADGSPEAKTMIYKNQMTATAAQSPRITGKKTVEMLYKILAGKPVESQYIVPVRLITRDNVEDYSLSGWQ from the coding sequence GTGAAAAAGATAATTTTATGTGTAGGCTATGTTAGTATAGCAGTCGTATTTGCCATAAGTATCGTACTTTTGTTTTACAGCAGAAACAAAAATGAAACTGGAAAAGCTAAAAGAACGATTGGCGCATCCTATATGACAATGAACAATCCGTATTTTGAGGTGATTAACGAGGAAATAAAAGCGGTTGTGGAGAATAAAGGGGATATATTAGAGACAAGAGATTCCGCTATGGATGCAGAGGTGCAGGCAGAGCAGGTAGAAGGCTTTATTGATGAAAAGGTAGATTGTATTTTAATTAATGCAGTAGACTGGAAGGCAATCGGCAGCTCCTTGAAGAAAGCAAAAAAAGCAGGTATTCCTGTTATTGCAGTGGATACCCTTGTTTATGACCAGAGCCTTGTCGATGGTATTGTTGTCTCAGATAACTATAAGGCAGGAGCACAGTGTGCCAAAGATTTAATGAAACGTAAAAAAAGGGGAAAGATTTTATTCCTTGTACAGTCGGAAAATAAATCAGCGCTTGACAGAATAAAAGGGTTTAAAGAAACACTAGAAAAAGCAGGATGGAACTATGAAAATATCGGGGATATAGAATGTAAGGGACAGTTAGAAGTTTCACAGCCTTTAGTAGAAAATGTTTTAACTAAAACAAAAGATATAGATGTAGTAATGGCGTTAAATGATCCAAGTGCAATGGGGGCGATGGCAGCACTTGATGCAGAACATATGTTATCAGATGTTCTTGTATATGGCGCTGACGGATCCCCGGAGGCGAAAACGATGATCTATAAAAATCAAATGACGGCGACAGCAGCACAGTCTCCGAGAATAACGGGAAAGAAAACAGTGGAGATGCTTTATAAAATCCTTGCCGGAAAGCCGGTGGAAAGCCAGTATATTGTTCCGGTCAGGCTCATAACAAGGGACAATGTAGAAGATTACAGCTTATCAGGCTGGCAGTAA